A region of the Plasmodium sp. gorilla clade G2 genome assembly, chromosome: 9 genome:
tcaataGTTTCATATATGCAGTTAACATCGTCATAATCATATTGAAAGAGATATTAATTTACCAAAATCATAACTCCTTGAAcagtaagaaaaaaaaggaaaaatatataataataaaataatcaatacatataaaagacataatatacatatatatataatttaaacatttatttgtttataattttatttttaaagacTCTTTGAAGAATGTTTTAGAcaccattattattataggaATAATATGGGtaactaatatatataatatataattattatatacatatggatatatatttctaattttttttttttttttttttttttttttttttttttttgataatgtCGTATTTATTTTGTAGATATTATCGCCCGTTCTTATAAGTTTAACACAAACTCATAGTGATAACACAGTTTATCTAGTATCGATATGTAATGACctaatattatgataatatatatatgtatatatttgggaatatgtgtattaataatatgtaaatatgctatatatatatatatatatatatatatatatatattatacttgtatatatttttatttttttcaatttaatTTCAAGTGTTATTACTAATACATCTCATGTTCCATAAATATGGATTTATATATGAGTAAGCAAccctttaaataaattatatacatataatgttGTTTATTAATTggttttttaataatatgaaacattatcatatatatatatatttacttttttgttcatattcattttcattacagaaagaatgaaaatatagatatattcgATGCTACTTCTTTAAGTTGTGTTGTAATTGCGAGTGTTATATTAGGTTCACGCCTTGCTTCAATAGAACAGGTTAAggatatattcatatatatttctttaaattctaaagaataaaaatatatatttatatatatatatttttttttttttttaaatgcaggttttttcatttctattCGTATCTTcaatgtaataatatgaaatatattaaatgaacaaaataaagagattctttttcttttttttttattatatttttttggttactaataattatattttatttcattatgtctttaatatttttttttttttttttttatagtctttttttttattccccCTTTATATTTCAAACAATAGcagtaaaaataataaaagcaagatattttttttacttataggaaaaatacataattaaaaaaatagtatattattacataattataaagatgtatattttattcatgttttttataatatatatttttttcccctttatagttaaaaaatataaattattacaattatattttatttccatTTTTGTTTGTGATTTTATCTTTATGTATAAGAAGCATTTCTATTACCTTATTTTACGTAAATTTGATCGGGTATATATCCCTCTATTCATAttaagatatatttattataaatattttacacaatagtatttaatatatatatatatatatatatttatttatttatttattatatgtatattttttctttttgtctTAGGCAATTCTTTTTGCTTTTTATCGTGCCTGCTTTTTTTGTCAAGAAGCATAATTTGAAAACGTGAGGGcaaaatagaaaaagaaaatatatgaataacactatggaaataaatatggaacgataattattttatttatgtacatGTTTATTAGcttatttgtttcttttattattttatttaattttttttttgtttttagaAAATTGGAAGGCCCTTGGGATATATGTGGAGTGCCTTCAtcaaagaaataaaaattcgTGTCATATGATGTTTGGACtcaaataaagaaatttatatataaaaatatatatatatatatatatatataattttttcataatatttattgtatataatatatccttttttttttttagtatacatatatatatatatatatatatatatatatatacatatttatgatAACATCAAACATTTACActtgcaaaaaaaaaaaaaaaaaaaatgtgtatgtataatatttatttacacatattattaatatacacataatatttttgtatacattatatttatatacacataatattttatattacacaaacatttatatatacgcATAATAGTTATTTACACATATTTAATGCTTAAACtcccatatatattatttatttatttatttacttatatttttatgtttttctaATTCACTTTTTACCCAAGTTttcattttatcatttataaatataaaataaaaggggttacataatttctttttctttttatttatttgtaaaaacatcaaacttatattttttatgtgatttatacattatataatcttttacctttattttatttttttttttttttccctttttctTATGTAGAAGgcgatttattatatatatatatatatatatatatatatatatatatatatatatcatattttatataattaacgTTATATGGTCTTTCCCCAATTTTCcatttaaatatagaaatacaaaacttttataagaatacctataatttatttatacaaattatttttttaataaagtatatattgtaaatgattcattataatatatattatatatttatatatagtgGAATGAAAAAGTAGAactatcttttatttttgtgtTAACTTATTTATGTgaacatatgaatatataatttatggggttataaattaaagaaataacCAAAAGATCATGCTTCATTTTGTTTCCTTCttattagaaaaagaaacatatataaaaaaataaaataaaataaaaaaatttatatatatatatatatatttatgttaacagtatgtatattttattaatctattttatataaccCATTTTGTGTTATcctctatatttttttatataaataaaattaaaaaaaaataaaataaaataaaataaaataaagctttaataacaacaaatgctataaacatattttacACTATCACAATTTTAGAACCTTATACCgaaatatgattatattatgatgttataaaaaaaaaatatatatatatatatatataaacttattactatataatatatatgtataatatatattttattttttatgtttaatgaatatacatatatttatatatataacatactTATATAATTTCATAGTCTTAATGACTACACACCTAACTATGCATGCATCAATATAGTGGATTATGAAAggaaccaaaaaaaaaaaaaaaaaaatatatataataaataaataaaatataaaaataaaaaaaaatcaaaataacacaaaaaatacacacaaaaaaaaaaaaaaaaaaaaaaaaaaaaaaaagcaaaaaaaGGAAATCACAAAaactaaaatatatataatatataatatatatttacatatatatatatatatatatatattttatatctatatttttttttttttttttttttttttttggagtACGAAAAAAAGTgatagagaaaaaaaaaaaaaaatgagttGCGTACTAAAAAGAATTACAGTGAGTGAAGAAAACATGTGCTGTTACACAGGTGGAGAGgaaatattagaaaaaaaaaaaaaaaagaatgcaACAGATTTGTTAATAGAGTCGAAAAAAGAGAAAACTAAAAAaatagaacaaaaaaaacaactACCACTAAGAGAAAAATTACCAACTTGCTTTTCTCAAAATTCATCTAATAGTTTGAAAAATTCtaattttgataaaaaaaaattttgtgaAAGTGgaacaaaatatttaataaaatataaaatatataatttgataaaaaatCAATTTTATCAAGTTGATGTACATCATGCATCTGTTTCTCCTAATttggataaaaaaaaattaacttccacaaaaaatatcattaaagaaaaaaacaaacaaaaaaaaaaaaaattaccaaAAATacctgaaaaaaaaaaaaaagattttcTAATAAATATTGCTACCAattttagaaaaaataaaccaaaaaaaagTTCCGAAAattctaataaaaaaaaaaaaaaaaaaaattacaccAATCAGCAAGCcaaaaaagataaaagtaataataataaaaataatattattaataacaataatattaataataatagtaataataataataattgctattattataataataaaaatagtaataataattggaagaataagaataaaaataacaaaagaaatagaaaagaaaaaaagaatatttataaaaaaattcacaTAGAGAAAAATAATCTAACTATTCCAAAAACAAATAGATAttgtaattataaatatgaagaatattatgatatatctGATGAAAAAATGGAAGAAACAAACTATGATGAAACATATTGTTATgatgaagaattaaaaaatgatagtaAAACAACCATATATGATGAAagtgttttaaaaaaaaaaatatataattgtgaTGTGAATCATATCTTCGATAATTtttgtaattattttaattgtgtagataaaaaagaaagtatGAACGATGACACAGCTAATTCAGAAATAACTTTAAattctaataatattaaaacacAAGACATTATAATAGATAATAATCAAAAAtcctttttatatgaaaaaaatagacaacaaaatattaatgtatataaacaAACTTCTGATAAAAAATCGAAATGGTTATGTTCCACTGCAGATGATAGTcataatgaatatttaacagaatatgaaagaaaaattgatagttatgataatattaataacaatGATAATAAGGATTATTctaatattcataaaaatgtatctatagcaaataataacaatataacaTTAAATTATGATACAAATGATTTTTCGTCATATACAACACAACCAATTCAATTA
Encoded here:
- a CDS encoding phosphatidylinositol N-acetylglucosaminyltransferase, putative, with the protein product MNGTHKNENKKRKWKKILYEDQDYADNYVHNSFLSSLLTNFGIKYKYSHVCHSMLCINHQIIIVLFFLMSYYCIDKNVITQNFIYAVNIVIIILKEILIYQNHNSLNNSLKNVLDTIIIIGIIWILSPVLISLTQTHSDNTVYLVSILLLLIHLMFHKYGFIYEKNENIDIFDATSLSCVVIASVILGSRLASIEQVFSFLFVSSILFFYSPFIFQTIALKNINYYNYILFPFLFVILSLCIRSISITLFYVNLIGQFFLLFIVPAFFVKKHNLKTKLEGPWDICGVPSSKK